In Caulobacter segnis ATCC 21756, the sequence CAAGGGGCTGAAGAACTTCACCTCCAATCTCAAGGGCCCGCACATTCTCATCAATGATGTGCTGCAGGCCAACTTCCGCCGAGCCGGCACGACCTCGGCCCGTTTCGCGATCAACAGCACGGTGGGGGTCGCCGGCCTCTTCGACGTCGCCGGCCGGATGGGGATGCCGTTCCATGACGCCGACATGGGCCAGACCTTCGGACGTTGGGGCGTGCCGCCAGGCCCAAGCCTGCAGATTCCCCTGCTGGGTCCCTCCAATCTGCGCGACTTCAGCGGCGACCTGATCGGCGGCGCGCTGAACCCGGCGACCTATCTGACCGGCGGCGCGGCGACCGCCGTCAGCGTCGTGGACGGCGTCGACATGGTCGATGATCGGGCCGAACTGCTGCCGCTGACAGACGAGTTGCAACGCACCTCGCCCGACTACTACGCCAGCCTGCGCGACAAGACCGCCGAAGGGCGCGCGGCCATGGTGGCGGAGGCCAAGAGCGGTCGCGGCAAGCCCGAAGGCGACCACAAGTCGGGCGCGCCCTTGCTGATGACCCCGACGGCGCCAGCCGCGGATCCGGCCGCGCGCCCCTGACCTGTTCTGGCGGCGGGACGCCGACCCGCGTTCGCCTCGCCACGCGGGCCCGCCCGCGGTCGGCGTGACGTCGAGACGCTCGCGACCAGCCAAGCCCCGGCGACGCCTTGGGCCTTGGCCCGTCGCATCGCTTCGCCGCCGCGTTCGCTTGAAGGACATCCGTGAATGCTCATGAAACTCTGGGGCGTGGTGCTGATCGCGCCCCTGGCGGGGGCCTGCGCCGTCTCCGCCCCCCGTGCGCCCGACCTGGCCGTGCCCGCCGTCTACGCGGCGCCGCGACCGGGCGCGGACCCGCCGAAATCGAACCTCGAACACTGGTGGCGGCTTTATCAGGACCCGCAGCTAGAGATGCTGGTGGCCCAGGCGCTGGAGGGCGGCTTCGACGCCCGGTTGGCGCGCGCCCGGTTGGCCGAGGCCCAGGCCACCCGCGGCGCGGCCCACTATCAGATCTATTGGCCGAGCGGCGGGCTGGAGGCTTCGGCCAACCACGCCAGCGGCGACGATGACAGCGAACGCGACATCGACCGCTACGCCGCGAGCTTCAGCCCGGCCTGGGAACTGGACCTGTTCGGTCGCCGGGCGGCCTCGCGCCGCGTGGCCGAGGGTGATCTTCATAGCGCCGAGTTCACCGCCGAAGCGACGCGTTGGGTGCTCGTGGCCCAGGTGGCC encodes:
- a CDS encoding MlaA family lipoprotein, translated to MPLQPFPVPRSPRPRDRSSASLAPHRASATWAAAAACLSLAACAHAPSSQTAAALPPPAKTAGDPAEKTNRAIFAVNRTVDRAAVAPVARGYSKVMPSPARKGLKNFTSNLKGPHILINDVLQANFRRAGTTSARFAINSTVGVAGLFDVAGRMGMPFHDADMGQTFGRWGVPPGPSLQIPLLGPSNLRDFSGDLIGGALNPATYLTGGAATAVSVVDGVDMVDDRAELLPLTDELQRTSPDYYASLRDKTAEGRAAMVAEAKSGRGKPEGDHKSGAPLLMTPTAPAADPAARP